The Natrinema sp. SYSU A 869 DNA segment GAACGCGAAACTCAGCGTGCATCGTCGGCTAGGGCTGAGCGCCTATCCTCGAGACGAGTGACGGCCCGCCCTTTTGTTAATGGATTCGCCTGCGGCGTCTCGAACCGTCCGCAAAACACTGTTACCGTCATCCGTCTTTAGCTAAGCGAAGAACCGCAGTACAGCAGTAGCTTATCGAGGCTTCTTTTCGAGAGGAATGAGGAGGCAATAGCTGTGTCCAACAGCCCCTCCTCATCCAAGATTATGCGTCGGCTCACTACACTGTTTCCCTCCGAGTTCTATCACCGGTTGACGCCGTCTCTTGCAGAGTACTTCCGCGACCTCGTCGAGCACGGCCTCGACGAGGTCGCTGTCCCTGACACTGGTAACGCCGATATCGACCGATTCAGGGACGTGATGATCGCTGATGGAACCGTCCTGCGGTTGCACGAATTTCTCTCCGAGGAATACGAAGCCCGGAAAGAGGAGCAGGCTGGAGCAAGGCTCCACCTGCTCCACAATGCCACCGAGCAGACGATAGAACGGCTCGACGTTGCTAACGAGAAAACGCACGACAGCACGTTGTTTAACACAGGATCGTGGCTCGAAGACCGGCTTGTTCTTTTCGATCGTGCCTACTTCAAGTACCGCCACTTTGCGTTGATCGATGAGAACGACGGCTACTTTGTGAGTCGGCTGAAAGAGAGTGCAAACCCGGTCGTAACGGGGGAATTACGGGAATGGCGCGGCCGCGCCATTCCCTTAGAAGGTGAGCAGATCCACGATGTTGTGGATGATCTGCACCGCGAGTACATCGACGTGGAAGTTGAAGTAGCATTTGACCGAAGACCATACGGAGGAACGCAATCACGCGATACGAAGCGGTTCCGCGTCGTCGGCGCCCTCCTTGCGGACGCCGACGACTACCACCTATATATCACAAATCTCCCGAGAGACGAGTTCCTACCGTCAGATCTAGCCACGATCTATCGCTGTCGGTGGGAGGTAGAGTTGTTGTTCCGTGAGTTGAAGACGCAGTACGAACTGGACGAGTTCGACACGACGAAGAAGCATGTCGTCGAAATTCTGCTGTACGCGGCGTTGCTGTCACTGCTGGTAAGTCGGGATTTGCTCGATCTGGTCACCGAACAGGCGGACGATGAGATCGTGTTTCCGCCAGAACGCTGGGCGGCGACCTTCCGGTCGCACGCCCAGCTCATCCTTCACGAACTCGGCGAGTGTCTTGGCTACTCACCGCCACCGCTGCTCGATCGACTGATCGAAGACGCACAGAAGATCCACCAGCACCGACCAGTGTTACAAGAGACGCTCGCTACCGCCACACAACCGAGGTGTAAGTCTTAGCTAAAGACGAATGCTGTTACCGTTTTCCCGGCCTTCACGGGGCGCTCTGGGTCTCGTAGATCTGTGGAGTCTATTCTTTCCGACGCAGAAACCCGGCTGCCCCTACTCACCGACCGAGGGCGGAGACCGAAGTACAGTAGAGAGCGGGGTAGTTCACTTCGTTCGACTCCGTGTGAACCCGGTCACACGTCGGTGAACTACTCTCCACGGTGGTTGCTTTCGTTGTTCACGGCAGATCTTCTTCCGGCTCGCGGAACGTCGATCGACTCGTCACCGCTACACTCGCAATAACGGCTTTCCGTTCGAGGGATGCGTGTCACGATTCCGACTGGGATTCCACGAGAAGGAGATACTCGCCCTTCACAGCAAGGTCGTCGTTCTGTTTGAACAAGCGCTGTTCCATGGTAATAACGCCGCCGCTGTCGCGTCGTTCTTTGTCCACGATCTCCATCTCGAGATTGACCGTATCGTCGATGAAGACGGGGTTGATGAACCGCAAATTGTCTCGTCCGTATGCTGCAATTATCGCCGGTTCCCACTTGACCCGTTTGAACAGCCCTTCCATGATAACGATCAGTAGCGTGTTTTGAACTAACGGCTGACCGAACTCCGTCTTTTTCATGTACTCTTTGTTCGTATGGAGTTCTCCGTAGCTTCCCGACAAGCCGGCTACTTCGTAAACGTCCGATTCGCTGATCGTTCGGGCAACTTTGGACTCCGTACTGTCACCTACTTCGAACTCTTCGAAATAGCTTTCCGGCATCATCAGTCCGTTCACCGTCTTATTACTTAAATCTACGAGGTGGTAATACCAGGATTCATATGCGAGTTCAAGTAGCACGGGGGTTCCATGGTTCGCGATCATCAGCCCCGAAGCCAATCCCCGCGCAGTGGGTTCCTCGCTTAGCATCCGCTCGCAGAACTCTCCGGCCGCGCTCTGAAGTGTCGGTTAGCGTAATTCATGGCGATCGGCTTCTTTCCCGACGTGT contains these protein-coding regions:
- a CDS encoding MaoC/PaaZ C-terminal domain-containing protein, yielding MLSEEPTARGLASGLMIANHGTPVLLELAYESWYYHLVDLSNKTVNGLMMPESYFEEFEVGDSTESKVARTISESDVYEVAGLSGSYGELHTNKEYMKKTEFGQPLVQNTLLIVIMEGLFKRVKWEPAIIAAYGRDNLRFINPVFIDDTVNLEMEIVDKERRDSGGVITMEQRLFKQNDDLAVKGEYLLLVESQSES